Proteins co-encoded in one Heterodontus francisci isolate sHetFra1 unplaced genomic scaffold, sHetFra1.hap1 HAP1_SCAFFOLD_323, whole genome shotgun sequence genomic window:
- the LOC137361934 gene encoding lymphocyte activation gene 3 protein-like isoform X1 — MLLLREWIVTLLAMASATRATDENESLRETVLAPAGSTAILTCSDPTAPRFKGTYRKLALRWALETPGPGRDSRLSAWGSRYTLLMVGSDGVVKRGLVEISRRMRVARERIERGDYSVEVQRVRPGDAGTYHCLVRHGTLRLKKVIRLHVVQVSTDSPGVPLEGGTVSLLCNISEALPRARGSWNRAGAPVRKGERIWTDRDGRRLHIGKVQSEDRGDWECRVVVDGFTVSATYNLKIFGFAGPEGVVPVTYASPGAVARLALRLAPSRPPGPLDVGWLKGQEAEPLLDGGRQLTELRPGALTLTLAPVLPSDRGLYTGYVNVTGHRIERTARLELVQVTASQEGPVPRGSSIRLNFSTSYPAGLDVVVWHHENGSAGQAGESFWEEGGSLYIPRVTPAHSGNWTCTFFRRGQPIGTVTYLLDVSALDYQAAEPQATSSRITLVVVLTLLLLLILCITLIILRKWRSRGQDFPALDVTLVTAALPTKKL, encoded by the exons ATGCTCCTACTCCGGGAATGGATTGTTACGCTTCTGGCGATGGCCTCCGCCACTCGTG CCACGGACGAGAATGAGTCGCTGCGGGAGACGGTTCTGGCCCCGGCGGGTTCCACCGCGATCTTGACCTGCTCGGACCCCACGGCCCCGCGGTTCAAAGGCACCTACCGCAAGCTGGCACTGCGCTGGGCCCTGGAGACGCCCGGGCCAGGCCGGGATTCAAGGCTGAGCGCTTGGGGGAGCCGCTACACCCTCTTGATGGTGGGCAGCGACGGCGTCGTCAAGCGGGGGCTGGTGGAGATCAGCCGCAGGATGCGTGTGGCGAGGGAGAGGATCGAGCGGGGCGACTACTCGGTGGAGGTTCAGCGCGTTCGCCCGGGCGACGCGGGCACCTACCACTGCCTGGTACGACATGGTACCCTCCGTCTGAAGAAGGTCATCAGGCTGCACGTGGTCCAGG TCAGTACCGACTCTCCGGGGGTCCCTCTGGAGGGTGGCACGGTGAGCCTCCTCTGCAACATCTCGGAGGCTCTCCCTCGGGCACGAGGGTCTTGGAACCGGGCAGGCGCTCCGGTGCGGAAGGGCGAACGAATCTGGACCGACAGGGACGGAAGGCGTCTCCACATTGGGAAAGTGCAGAGCGAGGACCGTGGAGACTGGGAATGTCGAGTCGTGGTGGACGGGTTCACCGTCAGTGCCACCTACAACCTGAAAATATTCG GTTTTGCGGGCCCGGAAGGGGTGGTGCCCGTCACCTATGCCAGTCCAGGCGCGGTCGCCCGCCTCGCCCTCCGCCTCGCCCCCTCCCGGCCCCCGGGGCCGCTGGACGTCGGCTGGCTGAAAGGTCAGGAGGCCGAGCCCCTGCTGGACGGGGGCCGCCAGCTGACGGAGCTGCGCCCGGgggccctcactctcactctcgcgCCTGTGCTGCCCTCCGACCGCGGGCTCTACACCGGATACGTCAACGTGACGGGACACCGCATCGAGAGGACAGCCCGTCTGGAGCTGGTGCAGG TGACTGCGAGTCAGGAGGGGCCGGTGCCCAGGGGGTCTTCGATCCGACTCAACTTCAGTACCAGCTACCCAGCCGGCCTTGACGTCGTGGTGTGGCATCACGAAAACGGCAGTGCTGGGCAGGCGGGCGAGTCGTTTTGGGAGGAGGGGGGCAGCCTGTATATCCCCCGCGTCACGCCCGCCCACTCCGGCAACTGGACCTGCACCTTCTTCAGGCGGGGGCAACCGATCGGAACCGTAACCTACCTATTGGATGTGTCTG CTCTCGATTATCAGGCGGCTGAGCCTCAGGCCACTTCGAGCAGGATCACGCTGGTGGTGGTGcttaccctcctcctcctgctcattctCTGCATCACCCTCATCATTCTGAGGAAGTGGAGG TCCCGAGGGCAGGACTTTCCGGCGTTGGACGTGACCCTGGTGACTGCGGCTCTGCCGACGAAGAAATTGTGA
- the LOC137361934 gene encoding lymphocyte activation gene 3 protein-like isoform X2 encodes MLLLREWIVTLLAMASATRATDENESLRETVLAPAGSTAILTCSDPTAPRFKGTYRKLALRWALETPGPGRDSRLSAWGSRYTLLMVGSDGVVKRGLVEISRRMRVARERIERGDYSVEVQRVRPGDAGTYHCLVRHGTLRLKKVIRLHVVQGFAGPEGVVPVTYASPGAVARLALRLAPSRPPGPLDVGWLKGQEAEPLLDGGRQLTELRPGALTLTLAPVLPSDRGLYTGYVNVTGHRIERTARLELVQVTASQEGPVPRGSSIRLNFSTSYPAGLDVVVWHHENGSAGQAGESFWEEGGSLYIPRVTPAHSGNWTCTFFRRGQPIGTVTYLLDVSALDYQAAEPQATSSRITLVVVLTLLLLLILCITLIILRKWRSRGQDFPALDVTLVTAALPTKKL; translated from the exons ATGCTCCTACTCCGGGAATGGATTGTTACGCTTCTGGCGATGGCCTCCGCCACTCGTG CCACGGACGAGAATGAGTCGCTGCGGGAGACGGTTCTGGCCCCGGCGGGTTCCACCGCGATCTTGACCTGCTCGGACCCCACGGCCCCGCGGTTCAAAGGCACCTACCGCAAGCTGGCACTGCGCTGGGCCCTGGAGACGCCCGGGCCAGGCCGGGATTCAAGGCTGAGCGCTTGGGGGAGCCGCTACACCCTCTTGATGGTGGGCAGCGACGGCGTCGTCAAGCGGGGGCTGGTGGAGATCAGCCGCAGGATGCGTGTGGCGAGGGAGAGGATCGAGCGGGGCGACTACTCGGTGGAGGTTCAGCGCGTTCGCCCGGGCGACGCGGGCACCTACCACTGCCTGGTACGACATGGTACCCTCCGTCTGAAGAAGGTCATCAGGCTGCACGTGGTCCAGG GTTTTGCGGGCCCGGAAGGGGTGGTGCCCGTCACCTATGCCAGTCCAGGCGCGGTCGCCCGCCTCGCCCTCCGCCTCGCCCCCTCCCGGCCCCCGGGGCCGCTGGACGTCGGCTGGCTGAAAGGTCAGGAGGCCGAGCCCCTGCTGGACGGGGGCCGCCAGCTGACGGAGCTGCGCCCGGgggccctcactctcactctcgcgCCTGTGCTGCCCTCCGACCGCGGGCTCTACACCGGATACGTCAACGTGACGGGACACCGCATCGAGAGGACAGCCCGTCTGGAGCTGGTGCAGG TGACTGCGAGTCAGGAGGGGCCGGTGCCCAGGGGGTCTTCGATCCGACTCAACTTCAGTACCAGCTACCCAGCCGGCCTTGACGTCGTGGTGTGGCATCACGAAAACGGCAGTGCTGGGCAGGCGGGCGAGTCGTTTTGGGAGGAGGGGGGCAGCCTGTATATCCCCCGCGTCACGCCCGCCCACTCCGGCAACTGGACCTGCACCTTCTTCAGGCGGGGGCAACCGATCGGAACCGTAACCTACCTATTGGATGTGTCTG CTCTCGATTATCAGGCGGCTGAGCCTCAGGCCACTTCGAGCAGGATCACGCTGGTGGTGGTGcttaccctcctcctcctgctcattctCTGCATCACCCTCATCATTCTGAGGAAGTGGAGG TCCCGAGGGCAGGACTTTCCGGCGTTGGACGTGACCCTGGTGACTGCGGCTCTGCCGACGAAGAAATTGTGA